The proteins below come from a single Mangifera indica cultivar Alphonso chromosome 16, CATAS_Mindica_2.1, whole genome shotgun sequence genomic window:
- the LOC123199424 gene encoding probable inactive receptor kinase At5g10020 yields the protein MTHSSLISFFLLVFLFLCVVSSSRGSELETGSLLEFKKGISDDPLGKIIATWKLSSLSDSDSCPDSWTGVTCDPTSGSVISIDLSQMGLTGDLKFNTLLNLKGLQNLSLAGNNFSGRLVPALGSMTSLKYLDLSRNSFIGPIPRRIMDLWSLNYLNLSRNKFEGWLPRSFRNLQQLRVLDLHSNQLKGDIGEVFSGLRNVEVVDFSVNKFYGGLGGVSVENVSGIVNTMKAMNLSHNGLDGMFFQRDVMGLFKSLEVLDLSGNAISGELPAGSFGDLMNLKFLRLGNNQLFGMVPEELLQSVTPIQELDLSGNGFTGSIPAINSTTLNVLNLSLNNLSGSLPSSLRSCKTLDLSGNMISGDISVMKNWETSLDFLDLSSNKLSGSLPNLTSQFEGLNTLNLRNNLLVGNLPSLLETSPGLVAVDISSNRFSGSIPGSFFTSSNLVSLNLSSNQFVGPIPLPASSESELFVLPTYPLMESLDLSDNSFEGVLPSDISNLGRLTLLNLANNNLSGQLPTALGKLSDLEHLDLSGNKFNGHIPDNLSSRLVEFNVSNNDLSGSIPNNLRNFPLSCFRPGNHLLIIPGDMPSTNDNSGQSTSVAKHHSSKNSIRVAIIVASVGAALMIVFVLLAYHRAQLQEFHGRTKFSGQTVGKDIKEGRLPSLFNYHSNVQRPPTSLSFSNDHLLTSKSKSLSGPQEFANEITEQTEGVAVGSASVIPNLMDIHPATSGRKSSPGSPLSSSPRFIEAYEQPVKLDVYSPDRLAGELFSLDASLAFTAEELSRAPAEVLGRSSHGTLYKATLDNGHMLTVKWLRVGLVKHKKEFAKEVKKIGSMRHPNIVPLRAYYWGPREQERLLLADYTQGDSLSLHLYESTPRRYSPLSFIQRLKVAVDVARGLLHLHDRGLPHGNLKPTNILLTGQDYNVRLTDYGLHRLMTPAGIAEQILNLGALGYRAPELAIASKPSPSFKADVYAFGVILMELLTKRSAGDIISGQSGAVDLTDWVRLCDQEGRGMDCIDRDIAGGEEPTKAMDDLLTISLRCILPVNERPNIRQVFDDLCSISL from the exons ATGACTCACTCTTCTTTGATATCTTTCTTCTTGTTGGTCTTCTTGTTCTTGTGTGTGGTTTCCAGTTCTCGGGGCTCCGAACTGGAAACTGGATCTCTGCTTGAGTTCAAGAAAGGAATTAGCGATGACCCACTTGGGAAAATCATCGCTACATGGAAGCTTTCTTCTCTATCCGACTCGGATTCTTGCCCTGACTCGTGGACGGGGGTGACCTGTGATCCCACTTCCGGTTCTGTCATTTCGATTGATTTGAGCCAGATGGGTTTGACGGGGGACCTGAAATTCAACACTTTGTTGAACCTGAAAGGGTTGCAGAATCTTTCTCTTGCTGGGAATAATTTTTCGGGTCGGTTGGTACCCGCATTGGGATCCATGACTTCGCTGAAGTACTTGGATCTGTCAAGGAATAGTTTTATTGGTCCGATCCCGCGGCGGATCATGGATTTGTGGagtttgaattatttgaatttgtctAGGAATAAATTTGAGGGATGGTTGCCGAGGAGTTTCAGGAATTTACAGCAGCTGAGGGTGTTGGATTTGCATTCAAACCAGTTGAAGGGTGATATTGGAGAAGTGTTTAGTGGGTTGAGGAATGTTGAGGTCGTTGACTTTAGTGTGAACAAGTTTTATGGAGGTTTAGGAGGGGTGAGTGTGGAGAATGTTTCAGGGATTGTAAACACAATGAAAGCTATGAACTTGAGTCATAATGGGTTGGATGGGATGTTTTTTCAGAGAGACGTGATGGGTTTGTTTAAGAGTTTGGAGGTTTTGGATTTGAGCGGAAATGCAATTTCCGGTGAGTTGCCTGCTGGTTCATTTGGggatttgatgaatttgaaattcTTGAGGTTGGGGAATAATCAGTTGTTTGGGATGGTTCCTGAGGAATTGTTGCAGAGTGTGACTCCAATTCAGGAATTGGATCTCAGCGGCAATGGATTCACAG GTTCTATTCCTGCGATTAATTCCACAACTTTGAATGTTTTGAACCTATCATTAAACAATTTATCAGGCTCTTTGCCATCTTCTTTAAGAAGCTGTAAAACACTGGATTTGAGTGGAAATATGATCTCTGGTGACATATCTGTTATGAAGAATTGGGAAACCAGTTTGGACTTTCTTGATTTAAGTTCAAACAAGTTATCAGGAAGCTTACCAAACTTGACTTCTCAGTTTGAAGGATTAAATACACTCAATCTCAGGAATAACTTGCTAGTTGGTAACTTGCCTTCTCTGCTGGAAACCTCTCCAGGATTGGTTGCTGTTGACATAAGTTCAAATAGATTTAGTGGGTCAATTCCTGGTAGTTTTTTCACCTCAAGTAACTTGGTAAGCCTGAATCTTTCTAGCAATCAGTTTGTGGGGCCTATTCCACTTCCAGCATCCAGTGAAAGTGAATTGTTTGTTCTACCTACTTATCCTTTAATGGAGTCTCTTGACCTCTCTGATAATTCCTTTGAAGGAGTCTTGCCTTCGGACATAAGTAACTTAGGAAGACTTACATTACTGAATCTTGCAAACAATAACCTCTCGGGACAGCTACCTACTGCATTGGGCAAGCTTAGTGACTTGGAGCATCTTGATTTATCTGGAAACAAATTCAATGGTCATATCCCTGATAATCTTTCATCTAGACTGGTTGAGTTTAATGTATCAAATAATGATCTGTCAGGCTCGATTCCAAACAATTTGAGGAACTTCCCTCTGTCTTGTTTCCGTCCTGGTAATCACTTGTTAATCATCCCAGGTGACATGCCATCAACAAATGATAATTCAGGTCAGAGTACTTCTGTAGCAAAACATCATAGTTCGAAGAACAGTATTAGAGTAGCAATCATTGTTGCCTCGGTAGGAGCTGCATTGatgattgtttttgttttactggCCTATCATCGGGCACAACTGCAAGAATTTCATGGTAGAACAAAATTTAGTGGCCAAACTGTAGGGAAAGACATTAAGGAAGGAAGATTACCTTCCCTTTTCAATTATCACTCAAATGTTCAGCGCCCACCAACTTCCTTGAGCTTTTCAAATGATCACTTGCTTACTTCAAAGTCAAAATCATTATCTGGGCCACAAGAATTTGCAAATGAAATAACTGAGCAAACTGAGGGAGTGGCAGTTGGTTCGGCATCTGTGATTCCTAATTTGATGGATATTCATCCTGCAACATCTGGAAGGAAGTCCTCCCCAGGCTCTCCATTGTCTTCTTCTCCTCGTTTTATTGAAGCATATGAACAGCCTGTGAAGCTGGATGTGTACTCACCAGATCGGTTGGCTGGAGAACTGTTCTCCCTGGATGCTTCACTAGCGTTCACTGCTGAAGAATTATCTCGTGCTCCAGCTGAAGTTCTTGGCAGAAGCAGTCATGGAACTCTATACAAAGCTACACTGGATAATGGACATATGTTGACTGTGAAATGGCTCCGGGTGGGACTGGTCAAACATAAGAAAGAATTTGCTAAAGAAGTTAAAAAGATAGGATCTATGAGGCATCCGAACATTGTTCCACTGCGAGCATACTATTGGGGACCCAGGGAACAAGAGAGGCTTCTTCTAGCAGACTATACCCAGGGAGATAGCTTGTCGCTACATCTTTATG AGAGTACTCCTCGAAGATACTCCCCCTTATCGTTCATTCAAAGGCTTAAAGTTGCTGTGGATGTGGCTCGAGGTTTGTTACATCTTCATGATAGAGGCTTGCCTCATGGAAACCTAAAGCCGACAAATATACTCCTGACAGGCCAAGATTACAATGTTCGTCTTACAGATTATGGTCTTCACCGCCTAATGACACCAGCTGGAATTGCCGAGCAGATATTGAATCTAGGAGCACTTGGATATCGAGCTCCAGAACTTGCTATTGCATCCAAACCATCCCCATCATTCAAGGCTGATGTGTATGCATTTGGAGTGATCCTAATGGAATTGCTAACCAAAAGAAGTGCTGGCGATATTATATCAGGCCAATCTGGAGCTGTCGATCTCACCGATTGGGTTCGGCTTTGTGATCAAGAAGGTCGGGGAATGGACTGCATTGACAGAGACATTGCAGGCGGGGAAGAACCCACAAAAGCAATGGATGATTTGCTCACCATATCGCTCAGGTGTATTCTCCCTGTAAATGAAAGGCCTAACATCAGACAAGTCTTTGATGATCTCTGTTCTATatctttatga